The following proteins are encoded in a genomic region of Populus nigra chromosome 16, ddPopNigr1.1, whole genome shotgun sequence:
- the LOC133675304 gene encoding small ribosomal subunit protein uS3x-like, translating to MATQISKKRKFVADGVFYAELNEVLTRELAEDGYSGVEVRVTPMRTEIIIRATRTQNVLGEKGRRIRELTSVVQKRFKFPENGVELYAEKVNNRGLCAIAQAESLRYKLLGGLAVRRACYGVLRFVMESGAKGCEVIVSGKLRAQRAKSMKFKDGYMISSGQPVKEYIDSAVRHVLLRQGVLGIKVKIMLDWDPKGKVGPMTPLPDLVTIHPPKEEEEYVPPLLTTNIEIPVA from the exons ATGGCCACTCAAATCAGTAAGAAACGCAAG TTTGTTGCGGATGGAGTTTTCTACGCAGAACTGAACGAGGTATTGACTAGAGAATTGGCTGAGGATGGATACTCTGGTGTTGAAGTTAGGGTTACTCCCATGCGCACCGAGATCATCATCAGGGCTACTCGTACCCAAAATGTTCTTG GTGAGAAGGGAAGGAGGATCAGGGAGCTCACTTCCGTTGTCCAGAAACGTTTCAAGTTTCCCGAGAATGGTGTCGAGCTCTATGCTGAGAAAGTTAACAACAGGGGTCTCTGTGCCATTGCGCAGGCCGAGTCTCTTCGTTACAAGCTCCTTGGAGGCCTTGCTGTTCGCAG GGCTTGTTATGGAGTGTTGAGGTTTGTAATGGAGAGTGGGGCAAAAGGATGTGAG GTTATTGTGAGTGGAAAGCTTCGGGCACAGCGTGCCAAATCCATGAAATTCAAGGATGGTTACATGATATCCTCTGGCCAACCTGTTAAAGAGTATATTGATTCAGCTGTTAGGCATGTTCTTCTTAGACAG GGTGTGCTTGGTATCAAGGTCAAGATCATGCTTGACTGGGATCCAAAGGGCAAGGTTGGGCCAATGACACCATTACCTGATCTGGTCACAATCCATCCTcccaaggaagaagaagagtatgTTCCACCATTGTTGACAACCAATATTGAGATCCCAGTAGCATAA
- the LOC133675557 gene encoding snakin-2-like has protein sequence MAVRSLLALMVFVFCLAEVSSDLKIDTGILHVGQLVVRGGNRRLMQDIDCGGLCKQRCSLHSRPNVCTRACGTCCVRCKCVPPGTSGNREVCGTCYTDMTTHGNKTKCP, from the exons ATGGCAGTGCGTTCGCTTCTTGCTttaatggtttttgttttctgcCTTGCAGAG GTTTCATCTGATCTCAAGATAGATACCGGAATACTTCATGTTGGTCAG CTTGTTGTGAGAGGTGGAAACAGGAGGCTCATGCAAGACATAG ACTGTGGAGGGTTATGCAAGCAGAGGTGCAGTCTTCACTCAAGGCCTAATGTGTGCACCAGGGCATGTGGCACCTGCTGTGTAAGGTGCAAGTGTGTGCCGCCTGGGACCTCAGGGAACAGAGAAGTATGTGGAACATGCTATACTGACATGACCACCCATGGGAACAAGACCAAGTGTCCATAG